The following DNA comes from Streptomyces sp. Ag109_O5-10.
CGGACTCCCGTTGCAACCTGTCGACCAGGCTCCTGATGGAGGCGCTCGGCAGCGAGGTGCACATCGTGGCCGACCAGGACTCCAACGGCGGGTTCCTGGGCACCCGGATCGAGTACGTCCGCTCGCTGTGCAAGTCGGACGACCGGTACGTGTGGCTCAGCCAGTACACCAACGTGGGCAACTGGACGGCGCACTACCGCACCACCGGCCCGGAGATAGCCCGCCGGTTCCCGGAACTCGACGTGCTGTTCGTCGGGGCCGGCACCACCGGAACCCTGATGGGCTGCGCCCGTTACTTCCGCGAGTGGCACCGGCCGGTGCGGATCGTCGCGGTGGACGCGGCCGGTTCGGTGGCGTTCGGCGGCGAGCCGGGCCGCCGGATGATCCCGGGCCTCGGCATGAGCATGCGCCCGCCGCTGCTCGACGAGTCCTTCGTCGACGAGGTGATCCAGGTGGAGGAGCCGGACACCATCCGGATGTGCCACCGCCTGGCCCGGCACGGCTTCCTCTTCGGAGGCTCCACCGGGACCGTGGTCAGCGGCGCGACCGACTGGCTGACCCGGCACGACGCCCGCGACCTCACCGCGGTCGCCATCGCACCGGACCTCGGCGAGCGCTACCTCGACACCATCTACCAGACCAACTGGCTGCACGACCTCTACGGCGACCAGGTGCTGGCCACCGAGGACGGCGACCTGGTGCCCCGCACCGCGGACGACAACCAGGTGCTCGACGCCAGGGGCACCGCGCCGACGAAGCCGCTGCCCCGGGAGCCCAAGTCGGCCTCCCGTGCACCGGCCCGCCGGCGCACCAGCACCTGACGGCGGAGCACGCCGGCAGCGGCCCCCCGGAGACGCCCACGCGGCGGTACCCGGGGGGCCGCCGCATGTCGGCCGGCCCGCTCAGTAGCGCACGGGCAGGGCGCGCAGCCCGCGGGTGCGCATCGTCGGACGCCACTCCAACCGGTCGGCCGGGACGTCGAGTTCGAGCCGGGGGAAGCGTGCGAGGAGCGCGCCGAGGGCGATCTCGGTCTCCAGCCGGGCCAGCGGCGCGCCCAGGCAGTAGTGGATGCCGTGGCCGAGGCCCAGGTGCCCGGTGGCGTCGCGGGCGAGGTCGAGCCGGTCGGGCTCGGGGAAGCGGCGCGGGTCGCGGTGGGCCGCCGCCAGGGACAGCAGCACCGTCTCGCCCGCCGGGACGGTGACCCCGCCGATGACGACGTCCTCGGTCGGGAAGCGGCGGATGGCGAGCGGCGCCGGCCCGTCGTAGCGGACCAGTTCCTCCACGGCCGGACCGATCCGGGCCGGATCCGCGCGCAGCGCGGCCAACTGCCCGGGGTTCTCCAGCAGGGCCAGCGTGGCGTTGCCGATCAGATGGACGGTGTTCTCGTACCCGGCGAACAGGATGAGGAAGGCCAGCGACATCAACTCGTCCTCGCTGAGCCGGTCCTCCTCGTCCCGCACGGCGATCATGGCGGAGAGCAGGTCGTCGGCGGGCTCGGCACGCTTGCGGGCGAGCAGCCCGGCGAAGAAGGCCAGCAGCGCCCCGACGGCCTCCTTCGCCCGCCCGGGGCGGGCGGGGTCCGGGACGACGAGCGCGTCGGTCCAGGACCGGAAGTCCGGCCGGTCCTCCTCGGGTACGCCCAGCAGCTCGCAGATCACGGCGACGGGCAGCGGCGCCGCGTAGGCGGCGATCAGGTCGGTACGGCCGAGGGGCGCCATCGCGTCGAGCAGCGCGCCGGCGGTCACCCGGACGGGTTCGCGCAGCAGGGCGACACGGCGGGGCGTGAACGCCCGGGACACCAGGCGCCGGACGCGGGTGTGGTCCGGCGGGTCCATGTTCAGCAGGTTGGCGTCGAGCGCGGGCGGCAGCGCGAGCCCGCGATAACCACCGGGCTTGGCGTGGGCCTTGTCGAGGGAGAGCCGCGGGTCGGCCAGGGCCTGCCGTACGTCCTCGTACCGCGTCACCAGCCAGGCCGGCAGCCCGTCGGTGCCGGCGACCCGGTGCACGGGCCCGGCCTCCCGCAGCCGGGCGTACCCGGCGTACGGGTCGGTGAGCAGCTCCGCGGGGTCAACGGCGGCCGGAGCGGGAGGTGTTGTACTGGCGTCCATGCTCCAACCCTAGACAGTGCGGGCGGGAACAGCGGCCGGTCACCCGGCGGCCGGGGTGCCGTCGGCGGCG
Coding sequences within:
- the sbnA gene encoding 2,3-diaminopropionate biosynthesis protein SbnA, which codes for MPVISAPYAFNEGDLYVDLESICGHPLYLKCEAFNFAGSIKLKAANEMVENAERDGILKADSVLVESSSGNLGVALSMIAASKGYRFLCVTDSRCNLSTRLLMEALGSEVHIVADQDSNGGFLGTRIEYVRSLCKSDDRYVWLSQYTNVGNWTAHYRTTGPEIARRFPELDVLFVGAGTTGTLMGCARYFREWHRPVRIVAVDAAGSVAFGGEPGRRMIPGLGMSMRPPLLDESFVDEVIQVEEPDTIRMCHRLARHGFLFGGSTGTVVSGATDWLTRHDARDLTAVAIAPDLGERYLDTIYQTNWLHDLYGDQVLATEDGDLVPRTADDNQVLDARGTAPTKPLPREPKSASRAPARRRTST
- a CDS encoding cytochrome P450, with protein sequence MDASTTPPAPAAVDPAELLTDPYAGYARLREAGPVHRVAGTDGLPAWLVTRYEDVRQALADPRLSLDKAHAKPGGYRGLALPPALDANLLNMDPPDHTRVRRLVSRAFTPRRVALLREPVRVTAGALLDAMAPLGRTDLIAAYAAPLPVAVICELLGVPEEDRPDFRSWTDALVVPDPARPGRAKEAVGALLAFFAGLLARKRAEPADDLLSAMIAVRDEEDRLSEDELMSLAFLILFAGYENTVHLIGNATLALLENPGQLAALRADPARIGPAVEELVRYDGPAPLAIRRFPTEDVVIGGVTVPAGETVLLSLAAAHRDPRRFPEPDRLDLARDATGHLGLGHGIHYCLGAPLARLETEIALGALLARFPRLELDVPADRLEWRPTMRTRGLRALPVRY